In a genomic window of Staphylococcus taiwanensis:
- a CDS encoding two-component system regulatory protein YycI — translation MKSKEYIKSIILFLLVMMSVVLTYMVWNFTPDLNNIDSADSKKSDTKTIGKPMSANIDNVISPYQIVEVQDDKVKGMAPTREQLGQVTSALKNHEVSKVEHIQRDYNLAIPELKDHFTVLDFTYDMPLTTYLGQVLNSNAKVPKNFTFNRILVNQNAKGNLVLYAISEDRHQVMKVTMTAKAKNFTKVMDHLNKEMQKYSEVITNKDTIDKATHLYAPSHPKNMRSYRMVYDTIPVETMNSILFDDSVIIRSGKSGSTTYNNNTGVANYNDESKKYHYKNLSEDESKSSDMDTTIPSTFEYINGHGGFFNDDYRLFKTDNSSGELTYQLFLNGYPSFNDQQLNDIIVTWGDKGIYDYKRALLRSSVPLEGKRTSLESLESVRSSLANNHSIDFDKVTNMTIGYKEDDKPDKDDIEVQRNSEFVPTWYVEYDGEWCAYEDGRLE, via the coding sequence ATGAAGAGTAAAGAGTATATTAAATCAATTATTCTTTTCCTATTGGTAATGATGAGTGTTGTTTTAACGTATATGGTCTGGAATTTCACGCCAGATTTAAATAATATAGACAGCGCGGATAGTAAAAAAAGTGATACGAAGACGATAGGTAAACCTATGTCTGCTAATATCGATAACGTCATTTCACCGTATCAAATTGTGGAAGTCCAAGACGATAAAGTGAAAGGCATGGCGCCGACACGTGAACAATTAGGACAAGTTACGAGTGCGCTAAAAAATCATGAGGTTAGTAAAGTTGAACATATACAACGTGATTATAATTTAGCCATTCCAGAGTTGAAGGATCATTTCACAGTGTTAGATTTTACATATGATATGCCTTTAACAACTTATCTTGGACAAGTGTTAAATTCAAATGCGAAAGTACCTAAGAATTTTACATTTAACCGTATCCTAGTAAATCAAAATGCTAAAGGTAATTTAGTATTATATGCGATTAGTGAAGACCGTCATCAAGTGATGAAAGTAACGATGACTGCGAAAGCTAAGAACTTTACTAAAGTGATGGACCATTTAAATAAAGAAATGCAGAAGTATTCAGAAGTAATCACTAACAAAGATACGATTGATAAAGCAACACATCTATATGCACCTAGTCATCCTAAGAATATGCGTTCATATCGTATGGTTTACGATACCATTCCTGTTGAAACAATGAATTCAATCTTATTCGATGATTCAGTGATTATTCGAAGCGGTAAAAGTGGTTCAACAACGTATAACAATAATACCGGTGTCGCAAACTATAATGATGAAAGTAAGAAATATCATTATAAGAACTTGTCTGAAGATGAATCCAAATCGAGTGATATGGATACAACAATTCCAAGTACATTTGAATACATTAATGGTCATGGTGGTTTCTTCAATGATGATTATCGTTTATTTAAAACGGATAACTCATCAGGAGAGCTTACGTATCAACTCTTCCTTAATGGTTATCCATCATTCAATGATCAACAGTTGAATGACATTATCGTGACTTGGGGAGACAAAGGTATTTATGATTATAAACGTGCGTTATTACGTTCTAGTGTACCGTTAGAAGGTAAACGTACATCACTTGAAAGTCTTGAAAGTGTACGTTCGTCATTAGCGAATAATCATAGTATTGATTTTGACAAGGTGACGAATATGACGATTGGTTATAAGGAAGACGATAAACCTGATAAAGATGATATTGAAGTGCAACGTAATAGTGAGTTTGTGCCGACATGGTATGTTGAATACGATGGCGAATGGTGCGCTTATGAGGATGGGAGGCTTGAATAA
- a CDS encoding two-component system regulatory protein YycI, which translates to MNWKRTKTLFIFVFVLVNILLVLIYINKVTKSQINESESDNEVNFQQEEIKIAKDILNKDVSGTKMQMITGTSKDFESYAKDKSSLEAEDSGNTLTGDINNTVNVSDSNLSDLKNYIMDNIYNGKYYQLGDVSSNTVTYEQTYEGYPIMDNNKARLRFNVSDGKATSYKQTVMSKIEPAKSDSNPKKQVITPRKAIESLYFNRYLKSGDEVLDARLGYYSVVRETNVQLLQANWEIKVKHKGKDDVKTYYVEATSSNPKVIDN; encoded by the coding sequence ATGAACTGGAAACGAACGAAGACATTGTTTATTTTCGTATTTGTTCTTGTCAACATCCTGCTCGTTTTGATATACATCAACAAGGTAACGAAGTCTCAGATTAATGAGTCTGAAAGCGATAATGAGGTTAATTTTCAGCAAGAAGAGATTAAAATTGCGAAAGATATCTTGAACAAAGATGTCAGTGGTACGAAGATGCAAATGATTACTGGGACGTCTAAAGATTTCGAGAGTTATGCGAAAGATAAATCTTCATTGGAAGCTGAGGATTCTGGTAATACGTTGACAGGTGATATTAATAATACGGTTAATGTGAGTGATAGTAATTTAAGCGATTTGAAGAATTATATTATGGATAATATTTATAATGGCAAGTACTATCAATTAGGTGATGTATCATCGAATACAGTGACGTATGAGCAAACGTATGAGGGTTATCCGATTATGGATAATAATAAAGCACGATTAAGATTTAATGTGAGTGATGGTAAGGCGACGAGTTACAAGCAGACTGTGATGAGTAAGATTGAGCCTGCGAAGAGCGATAGTAATCCTAAGAAGCAGGTGATTACGCCACGTAAAGCGATAGAATCATTGTATTTTAATCGTTACTTAAAATCTGGCGACGAAGTGCTAGATGCACGACTTGGTTATTATTCAGTCGTGAGAGAAACGAATGTGCAGTTGCTACAAGCGAACTGGGAAATTAAAGTGAAACATAAAGGTAAAGATGACGTGAAAACGTATTATGTTGAAGCGACATCATCAAATCCTAAAGTGATTGATAACTAG
- a CDS encoding MBL fold metallo-hydrolase, with product MSRLIRMSVLASGSTGNATYVESEKGSLLVDVGLTGKKMEELFSQIDRNMKDLNGVLVTHEHSDHIKGLGVIARKYGLPIYANENTWKAIEKKDSKIPMDQKFIFNPYETKSIAGFDIESFNVSHDAIDPQFYIFHNNYKKFTMITDTGYVSDRMKGMIQGSDAFIFESNHDVDMLRMCRYPWKTKQRILSDMGHVSNEDAGLAMTDVITGNTKRIYLSHLSQDNNMKELARMSVGQVLNEHDIDTEKEVLLCDTDKAQATPIYTL from the coding sequence ATGAGCCGCTTGATACGAATGAGTGTATTGGCGAGTGGTAGTACAGGGAATGCCACTTATGTTGAAAGTGAAAAAGGCAGTCTATTAGTAGATGTTGGACTCACTGGTAAAAAGATGGAAGAGTTATTTAGCCAAATCGATAGAAATATGAAAGATTTGAATGGTGTTTTAGTCACTCATGAGCATAGCGATCATATTAAAGGTTTAGGTGTTATTGCACGTAAATATGGCTTACCTATTTATGCGAATGAGAACACTTGGAAAGCGATTGAGAAGAAAGACAGTAAAATTCCAATGGACCAAAAGTTCATTTTTAATCCATATGAAACGAAATCTATTGCAGGTTTTGATATTGAGTCATTTAATGTTTCTCACGATGCGATTGATCCGCAATTTTACATCTTCCACAATAATTATAAGAAATTTACGATGATTACAGATACTGGTTATGTATCAGATAGAATGAAAGGTATGATTCAAGGTAGTGATGCGTTTATCTTCGAAAGTAATCATGATGTGGATATGTTACGCATGTGCCGATATCCTTGGAAGACGAAACAACGTATTTTAAGTGATATGGGACATGTATCAAATGAAGATGCTGGACTTGCGATGACAGACGTTATTACAGGTAATACAAAACGTATTTATCTTTCACATTTATCTCAAGATAATAATATGAAAGAGTTAGCGCGTATGAGCGTAGGACAAGTATTAAATGAACACGATATAGATACTGAAAAAGAAGTACTATTATGTGATACAGATAAAGCACAAGCAACACCAATATATACATTATAA
- the rlmH gene encoding 23S rRNA (pseudouridine(1915)-N(3))-methyltransferase RlmH, with protein sequence MKITILAVGKLKEKYWKQAISEYEKRLGAYSKIDIIEVTDEKAPENMSEKEIEQVKEKEGQRLLAKIKPQATVITLEIQGKMLSSEGLAEEMQRRMTQGQSDFVFVIGGSNGLHEDVLKRSNYALSFSKMTFPHQMMRVVLIEQVYRAFKIMRGEAYHK encoded by the coding sequence ATGAAGATAACAATCTTAGCTGTGGGTAAATTAAAAGAAAAATACTGGAAACAGGCTATATCAGAATATGAAAAAAGATTAGGTGCGTATTCCAAAATTGACATTATTGAAGTAACCGATGAAAAAGCACCTGAAAATATGAGTGAGAAAGAAATTGAACAAGTGAAAGAAAAAGAAGGCCAACGCTTACTAGCTAAAATTAAACCACAAGCTACTGTCATCACATTAGAGATACAAGGAAAAATGTTGTCATCAGAAGGATTAGCTGAGGAAATGCAACGACGTATGACACAAGGACAAAGTGACTTCGTCTTTGTGATAGGCGGATCAAATGGATTGCATGAGGACGTCTTAAAACGCAGTAACTACGCACTTTCATTCAGCAAAATGACATTTCCACATCAAATGATGCGCGTCGTCTTAATCGAGCAAGTATATAGAGCATTTAAAATCATGCGAGGCGAAGCATATCATAAATGA